A genomic window from Sphingobacterium sp. BN32 includes:
- a CDS encoding PstS family phosphate ABC transporter substrate-binding protein, with protein MKKHRIYRIIMLFLGFAMVASCSQRKSGESGDQATKEAPEAKDDILTGEMSVIVDEAIYPIMLEQVEVFKDSYVNAKVNLIPLPEREAINALLKGDAALAVLARQLTKEEGAGFDQRSIKPRIYPIFYDGVVFVNNIAEADTSMDLKTLSSLLTGELKSKTLVFDNVNSSTLRRVKELTNIDKVSGVSVKGLKNTEEVFEYLLKNSNAIGAMSYGQYLDYRRKFGEENKIRILSLQNDEKQGSSGYFKPSQTTFATDEYPLKSEFFVLNYQPNLGLGIGFSAFLTGDRGQRIVLKSGLLPATMPGREIIIRDNIN; from the coding sequence ATGAAAAAGCATCGCATATATCGTATTATTATGCTTTTCTTAGGATTTGCTATGGTTGCATCCTGTTCGCAAAGAAAGTCGGGCGAGAGTGGAGACCAAGCTACTAAGGAAGCACCTGAAGCGAAAGATGATATCTTAACGGGTGAAATGTCTGTCATTGTCGATGAAGCGATCTATCCGATTATGTTGGAGCAAGTGGAGGTGTTTAAGGACAGCTACGTCAATGCGAAAGTTAATCTGATACCCCTGCCGGAGCGTGAGGCCATCAATGCCTTATTAAAAGGAGATGCAGCCTTAGCTGTTTTGGCGAGACAATTGACGAAGGAAGAGGGGGCGGGTTTCGATCAGCGATCAATTAAGCCCAGAATTTATCCGATATTTTATGATGGCGTAGTTTTTGTAAATAATATTGCTGAAGCGGATACTTCGATGGATTTAAAAACGTTATCTTCATTGTTGACTGGGGAATTGAAGTCCAAAACGCTGGTTTTCGACAATGTAAATTCAAGTACGCTGCGACGTGTGAAAGAATTAACAAACATTGATAAGGTTTCAGGTGTTTCAGTAAAGGGGCTAAAGAATACGGAAGAGGTTTTCGAGTACCTATTGAAGAATAGCAATGCGATAGGGGCGATGTCTTATGGTCAATATTTAGATTACCGTAGGAAGTTTGGAGAAGAAAATAAAATTCGTATCTTAAGCCTTCAAAATGACGAAAAACAGGGTTCAAGTGGTTATTTCAAGCCATCGCAGACTACATTTGCCACTGATGAGTACCCGCTTAAGTCGGAGTTTTTCGTTCTGAACTATCAACCCAATTTGGGATTAGGAATAGGATTTTCGGCATTCTTAACAGGAGATCGTGGGCAACGTATCGTGTTAAAGTCGGGGTTACTGCCCGCGACGATGCCAGGTAGAGAAATTATTATTAGGGATAATATAAATTAG
- a CDS encoding NADH-quinone oxidoreductase subunit C, whose product MDKLTNQQVLEKLQAQFGDKILHVAEPKGLLTIVTDKADIIEVLRLLKEDDALQFIYLTDITAVHYPELEKAFAVVYHVHSLIFNVRVRIKVFLDKQNLSIPSATVLWNGANWMERETYDFFGIDFEGHPDLRRILNMDDLGVFPMRKEYPLEDPNRVDKKDFYFGR is encoded by the coding sequence ATGGATAAGTTGACAAATCAGCAAGTATTAGAAAAGCTACAGGCGCAGTTCGGTGATAAGATTCTGCATGTAGCAGAGCCGAAGGGCCTACTAACCATAGTAACAGATAAAGCAGATATTATTGAAGTCCTTCGTTTACTGAAGGAAGATGATGCTCTGCAATTTATCTATTTGACTGATATCACGGCTGTGCATTATCCGGAATTGGAAAAGGCATTTGCTGTTGTTTATCATGTTCATAGTTTGATATTCAATGTTCGAGTTCGTATTAAAGTGTTTTTAGATAAGCAAAATCTAAGCATTCCATCTGCAACTGTTTTATGGAATGGTGCAAATTGGATGGAGCGTGAGACCTACGATTTCTTCGGGATTGATTTTGAAGGTCATCCGGATTTAAGAAGAATTTTGAATATGGATGATTTAGGTGTTTTTCCTATGCGTAAGGAATATCCATTAGAGGATCCGAACCGTGTAGATAAGAAGGACTTTTATTTTGGACGTTAA
- the nuoF gene encoding NADH-quinone oxidoreductase subunit NuoF has translation MGRKLLLEHIQVPGINTLAVYREKGGYRAVEKALKTMSPEDVVEEVKKSGLRGRGGAGFPTGMKWSFLAKPEGVPRYLVCNGDESEPGTFKDRFLMTHIPHALLEGMIVSSYALGANTSYIYIRGEMMPQIRIMEKAIQEAKEAGWLGKNILGTGYDLEIYVQPGGGAYICGEETALLESLEGKRGNPRIKPPFPAVAGLYGCPTVVNNVESIAATVPIINDGGEEYAKIGIERSTGTKLISASGNLVKPGVYEIEMGLPVEEFIFSDEYCGGIANGKRLKAVVAGGSSVPILPANLITKTINGNPRLMTYESLADGGFISGTAMGSGGFIAFDEDQCIVRNTWNYTRFYRHESCGQCSPCREGTGWMEKLLYKIESGNGSLEDIDLLWDIQRRIEGNTICPLGDAAAWPVAAAIRHFRDEFEWHILNPQESQQRNYGLAHYADPLEPVTQ, from the coding sequence ATGGGACGTAAATTATTATTAGAACATATACAGGTACCAGGTATCAATACACTTGCCGTTTATCGGGAAAAGGGTGGGTACCGTGCTGTTGAGAAGGCTTTGAAGACTATGTCTCCAGAAGATGTTGTGGAAGAAGTAAAGAAATCAGGGCTTCGTGGTCGTGGTGGTGCAGGATTCCCGACAGGAATGAAATGGAGCTTTTTAGCAAAACCGGAAGGTGTTCCACGTTATTTAGTATGTAATGGAGATGAGTCTGAGCCAGGTACTTTTAAGGACCGGTTCTTAATGACACATATTCCTCATGCTTTGCTTGAAGGTATGATTGTTTCTAGTTATGCATTAGGAGCAAATACCTCCTATATCTATATCCGTGGCGAGATGATGCCGCAGATTCGCATTATGGAAAAGGCGATTCAAGAGGCAAAAGAAGCGGGTTGGTTGGGAAAGAATATCCTTGGGACGGGTTATGACTTAGAAATCTATGTTCAGCCTGGAGGAGGAGCCTATATATGCGGCGAAGAGACAGCTTTGCTGGAGTCCTTAGAGGGGAAACGCGGTAATCCGCGCATTAAACCTCCGTTTCCTGCGGTAGCTGGTTTATATGGATGTCCTACCGTTGTAAACAATGTTGAATCTATCGCTGCAACTGTTCCTATTATTAATGATGGGGGCGAGGAGTATGCGAAGATTGGTATCGAAAGAAGTACGGGAACCAAATTGATATCGGCTTCCGGAAACTTAGTAAAGCCTGGGGTATACGAAATCGAAATGGGGCTTCCGGTTGAAGAGTTTATCTTCTCGGATGAATATTGTGGAGGAATTGCTAACGGCAAGCGATTAAAAGCTGTCGTTGCAGGAGGTTCTTCCGTGCCTATTTTACCCGCAAATCTAATAACCAAGACGATCAACGGCAATCCTCGTCTGATGACCTATGAATCTTTAGCTGATGGAGGTTTCATTAGTGGAACAGCCATGGGTTCTGGTGGATTTATCGCATTCGATGAAGATCAGTGTATTGTGAGAAATACCTGGAATTATACGCGATTCTATAGACATGAGAGCTGTGGACAATGTTCACCATGTCGCGAAGGAACGGGTTGGATGGAAAAACTACTTTATAAGATAGAATCGGGTAATGGTAGTTTAGAGGATATTGATCTTTTATGGGATATTCAACGTAGGATTGAAGGGAATACTATTTGTCCATTGGGGGATGCTGCGGCATGGCCGGTGGCAGCCGCCATTCGTCACTTTAGAGATGAATTTGAATGGCATATTCTTAATCCGCAAGAGTCTCAACAAAGAAACTATGGTTTAGCTCATTATGCTGATCCATTAGAACCGGTGACTCAGTAG
- a CDS encoding 2Fe-2S iron-sulfur cluster-binding protein, giving the protein MAEEIQKFKVSIDGITIEVDPGTTILNAARQIGGDIVPPAMCYYSKLEGSGGKCRTCLVKVSKGSEKDARPMPKLVASCRTTVMDGMEVQNITSPDVVEARKAVVEMLLINHPLDCPVCDQAGECKLQDLGYEHGSVNTRYEFERRTFDRVDLGDKIQLHMNRCILCYRCVYTANQLTGQREHGVIYRGDHAEISTFIENALDHDFIGNVIDVCPVGALTDKTFRFKNRVWFTKPVDAHRDCPTCSGKVTLWYKGTDVIRVTGRKDEYDEVDEFICNTCRFEKKHTDDWVLEHPTDVSDQSVIASNHYYAFNPPAVIKDNPQLKEANVEQLARSEKLK; this is encoded by the coding sequence ATGGCAGAAGAAATTCAAAAGTTTAAAGTTAGTATCGATGGAATCACGATTGAAGTGGATCCTGGAACGACTATATTGAATGCAGCACGTCAAATTGGTGGGGATATTGTACCGCCAGCGATGTGTTACTATTCTAAATTAGAAGGCAGTGGCGGTAAGTGCCGCACATGCCTGGTAAAAGTAAGTAAGGGTTCAGAGAAAGACGCTCGCCCGATGCCTAAGCTTGTTGCTTCTTGTAGAACAACGGTGATGGACGGTATGGAGGTACAGAATATTACGTCTCCAGACGTGGTAGAGGCGAGAAAAGCAGTGGTGGAAATGCTGTTAATCAACCATCCTTTGGATTGTCCAGTTTGTGATCAAGCGGGAGAATGTAAGTTACAGGACCTTGGTTATGAGCATGGATCGGTAAATACGCGCTATGAATTCGAAAGAAGAACATTTGATCGCGTAGACCTTGGCGATAAGATTCAGCTTCACATGAACAGATGTATATTATGCTACCGCTGCGTGTATACAGCTAACCAACTCACAGGTCAACGTGAGCATGGCGTCATCTATCGCGGAGACCACGCTGAAATCTCTACTTTTATTGAGAATGCCTTAGATCATGACTTTATCGGAAATGTCATTGACGTTTGTCCTGTTGGGGCATTGACGGATAAGACCTTCCGTTTTAAAAATAGAGTATGGTTTACCAAACCTGTAGATGCACATCGTGATTGTCCGACTTGTTCCGGAAAGGTAACACTATGGTACAAGGGAACCGATGTTATTCGTGTGACGGGTAGAAAAGATGAGTATGATGAGGTAGATGAGTTCATCTGTAATACTTGTCGTTTTGAGAAGAAACATACCGATGATTGGGTTTTAGAGCATCCAACCGATGTGAGCGATCAGTCTGTAATTGCTTCAAACCATTATTATGCATTTAATCCACCAGCTGTAATTAAGGATAATCCTCAATTGAAGGAAGCCAATGTGGAACAGCTAGCGCGATCTGAAAAATTAAAGTAA
- the nuoE gene encoding NAD(P)H-dependent oxidoreductase subunit E, translating into MLSVKENLIVDFSAELLNKFSDVVSRYPADKQKSALLPILHLVQEEYGWLSVDAMDKVALFLNIQPIEVYEVATFYTMFLLQPQGKYLLEICRTGPCCLVGAERIMGHLEKTLGVKEGEITADGLFSWRGVECLAACGFGPVLQIGPSYTFYENLTEESVDKLINELKEKAKSEA; encoded by the coding sequence ATGCTTAGTGTTAAAGAAAACCTTATTGTCGATTTTTCGGCAGAACTATTGAACAAGTTTTCAGATGTAGTGAGCCGATATCCCGCGGATAAACAAAAGTCTGCACTTCTGCCTATACTTCATTTAGTTCAGGAAGAATACGGATGGTTGAGTGTGGATGCTATGGATAAAGTAGCGTTGTTTTTAAATATTCAGCCGATTGAAGTTTACGAAGTAGCAACCTTCTATACCATGTTCTTGCTTCAACCGCAAGGGAAGTACCTGTTAGAGATATGCCGTACTGGGCCTTGTTGCCTAGTGGGTGCAGAAAGAATCATGGGGCATCTTGAAAAAACATTGGGCGTTAAGGAAGGCGAGATTACTGCGGACGGTCTTTTCTCGTGGCGAGGCGTAGAATGTTTGGCAGCTTGTGGCTTCGGGCCAGTATTACAGATTGGTCCTTCCTACACATTCTACGAAAACCTAACGGAGGAAAGCGTAGACAAGCTTATTAACGAATTAAAGGAAAAAGCGAAAAGCGAGGCTTAA
- the nuoH gene encoding NADH-quinone oxidoreductase subunit NuoH encodes METAFILEKLILVVIIFVITLVIAMYSTLAERKIAGFMQDRYGPDRAGIAGILQPLCDGGKFFFKEEIIPAGAHKALFVLGPTLAIITACISSAVIPWGQNLTIGDNTISLQVADVNIGVLYIFGVIALGVYGIMLGGWASNNKFSLMGAIRAASQSISYEIAMGLSIIALLMVTQTLSIGEIVAQQSGFVNWNIWVQPLGFLIFMVCAFAECNRVPFDLPECETELVGGYHTEYSSMKLGLYMFSEYINMFVSSSLMAALYFGGYNFPFMYDLGLSENWITIIGVLVFFLKIFGFIFFFMWIRWTLPRFRYDQLMNLGWKMLIPLAIANIVLTGVITIVVDEYFK; translated from the coding sequence ATGGAAACAGCCTTTATTTTAGAAAAATTAATTTTAGTGGTTATTATATTCGTAATCACTTTGGTCATTGCCATGTACTCTACCTTAGCTGAGCGGAAGATCGCAGGCTTTATGCAGGACCGTTACGGACCTGATAGAGCGGGTATTGCAGGTATTTTACAACCTTTATGTGACGGTGGTAAGTTCTTCTTTAAAGAAGAGATTATTCCTGCCGGGGCGCATAAAGCCTTATTCGTACTCGGTCCAACCTTGGCCATTATTACCGCCTGTATCAGTTCGGCCGTAATTCCTTGGGGACAAAATCTAACGATCGGTGATAATACGATATCGCTACAAGTTGCAGATGTCAATATTGGGGTATTATACATCTTCGGTGTTATTGCATTAGGTGTTTATGGCATTATGCTAGGTGGTTGGGCATCTAATAACAAGTTCTCGCTAATGGGAGCTATTCGTGCTGCTTCGCAAAGTATTTCTTACGAGATCGCTATGGGACTGTCGATTATTGCTCTTTTGATGGTCACTCAGACCTTATCTATAGGTGAGATTGTCGCTCAACAATCTGGTTTTGTAAACTGGAATATCTGGGTTCAGCCATTGGGATTCCTAATCTTTATGGTTTGTGCATTCGCGGAGTGTAATCGTGTGCCTTTTGACCTTCCTGAGTGTGAAACCGAACTTGTTGGTGGATATCATACGGAGTATTCTTCAATGAAGCTTGGTTTATATATGTTCTCGGAGTATATTAATATGTTCGTGTCTTCATCGTTGATGGCCGCATTATATTTCGGAGGATATAACTTCCCATTCATGTATGACTTGGGACTTTCTGAAAACTGGATTACCATCATCGGTGTTTTGGTATTCTTCTTAAAGATTTTCGGATTTATCTTCTTCTTTATGTGGATTAGATGGACCTTGCCAAGGTTCAGATATGACCAATTAATGAATTTAGGATGGAAAATGTTAATACCTCTTGCGATTGCGAATATCGTATTGACCGGGGTAATAACAATTGTTGTTGATGAATATTTTAAATAA
- a CDS encoding NADH-quinone oxidoreductase subunit I: MQSLSNRKKVLEQKPMSFWERIYLPAIAKGLSITIKHFFKKIPTIKYPEEIRPYSKNFRGQHSLKRDELGRERCTACGLCALSCPAEAITMTAGERKKGEELMYREEKYAVVYEINMLRCIFCGLCEEACPKEAIYLDGKHVTADYLRKDFIYGKDKLLEPKFDITKLNQQPITN, encoded by the coding sequence ATGCAATCCTTATCGAATAGAAAGAAAGTATTAGAACAAAAGCCGATGAGCTTTTGGGAAAGAATATATTTGCCGGCGATCGCGAAGGGCTTATCCATTACGATCAAGCACTTTTTCAAGAAGATTCCGACAATTAAGTATCCTGAAGAGATTCGACCTTACTCTAAAAACTTCCGTGGACAGCATTCGTTAAAGCGTGATGAACTTGGGAGAGAGCGTTGTACAGCTTGTGGATTATGCGCCTTATCTTGTCCTGCAGAAGCTATCACGATGACAGCCGGCGAGCGTAAGAAAGGTGAAGAGCTGATGTATCGCGAAGAAAAGTACGCTGTGGTTTATGAAATCAATATGCTGCGCTGTATTTTCTGCGGATTATGTGAGGAAGCATGTCCTAAGGAAGCGATTTACTTGGATGGAAAGCACGTAACAGCCGATTATCTACGTAAGGACTTTATTTATGGAAAAGATAAGTTGTTGGAACCAAAGTTCGATATCACGAAATTAAATCAACAACCAATTACTAACTAA
- a CDS encoding NADH-quinone oxidoreductase subunit D: MSKPITRISTNSPVFEDNDPQDELITLNIGPTHPATHGVFQNVVQIDGERIVSGVSTIGYIHRAFEKIAEHRPFYQITPLTDRLNYCSSPINNMGWHMTVEKLLDIEIPKRVQYMRVIVMELARIADHIICNGILGVDTGAFSGFLYVMQEREFIYEIYEEICGARLTTNIGRIGGFERDFNDVAFAKIREFLVRFPPVLKEFQELFDRNRIFVERTSNVAAVTPEEALSYSWSGPILRATGVDYDVRAHSPYCSYEEFDFDVPVGTNGDVYDRYMVRNEEMWQSMRIIEQALEKIEKEPKGVFHADVPDFYLPPKEQVYTNMEALIYHFKIVMGEWDAPKDEVYHAVEGANGELGFYLVHDGGRTPYRLHFRRPSFINYQMFAPMSSGMLISDAIINMSSLNVIAGELDA; the protein is encoded by the coding sequence ATGAGTAAACCAATAACCCGTATTTCAACAAACAGCCCTGTTTTCGAGGATAATGATCCTCAAGACGAGTTGATAACCCTGAATATCGGTCCTACACACCCTGCTACGCATGGTGTGTTTCAGAACGTTGTACAAATCGACGGCGAGCGAATTGTAAGTGGTGTTTCGACCATTGGCTATATCCACCGTGCTTTCGAGAAAATTGCGGAGCACCGCCCTTTTTATCAGATTACGCCTTTAACGGACCGTTTGAACTATTGTTCGTCGCCTATTAACAATATGGGCTGGCACATGACGGTGGAGAAACTGTTGGATATTGAGATTCCAAAACGTGTGCAGTATATGCGCGTTATCGTGATGGAGCTTGCCCGTATTGCCGATCATATCATTTGTAATGGTATTTTGGGTGTTGATACAGGTGCTTTCTCGGGTTTCTTGTATGTGATGCAAGAGCGCGAGTTTATTTATGAAATATACGAAGAAATATGTGGAGCTCGATTAACGACTAATATTGGTCGTATCGGCGGTTTTGAGCGTGATTTCAATGATGTTGCCTTTGCAAAGATCAGAGAATTCCTGGTTCGTTTTCCTCCGGTATTGAAGGAGTTCCAAGAGCTTTTCGATAGAAATAGAATTTTCGTTGAACGTACTTCGAATGTAGCGGCTGTTACTCCGGAAGAAGCGTTGAGCTACAGTTGGTCAGGTCCGATTTTGAGAGCTACTGGCGTGGATTATGATGTGAGAGCACATTCGCCGTATTGCTCCTATGAGGAATTTGATTTTGATGTTCCGGTAGGAACCAACGGAGATGTATATGATCGCTACATGGTACGTAATGAAGAGATGTGGCAATCGATGCGTATCATCGAACAGGCTTTGGAAAAGATTGAAAAAGAGCCGAAAGGCGTTTTTCATGCGGATGTTCCAGATTTTTATTTGCCACCAAAAGAGCAGGTGTACACCAATATGGAAGCATTGATCTATCACTTTAAGATTGTGATGGGCGAATGGGATGCTCCAAAAGATGAGGTTTACCATGCTGTGGAAGGTGCAAATGGCGAACTTGGATTTTATCTGGTTCATGATGGTGGTAGAACACCCTATCGCTTGCACTTTAGAAGACCATCTTTCATCAACTACCAGATGTTTGCTCCAATGAGCAGCGGCATGTTGATTTCTGATGCGATTATTAATATGAGTAGTTTAAATGTTATAGCAGGAGAATTAGATGCTTAG
- a CDS encoding NADH-quinone oxidoreductase subunit B — protein sequence MSNITLSDAPPGVEGAGFFATTLDKAIGLARANSLWPLPFATSCCGIEFMATMGSTYDLARFGAERPSFSPRQADMLLVMGTIAKKMAPVLKQVYTQMAEPRWVIAVGACASSGGIFDTYSVLQGIDEIIPVDVYVPGCPPRPEAILDGVLRLQDIVKNESLNRRNTPEYKALLEKYGIATDNG from the coding sequence ATGAGCAATATTACCTTATCAGATGCGCCTCCGGGTGTTGAAGGTGCAGGATTTTTCGCAACGACGTTGGATAAAGCCATTGGATTAGCGCGTGCTAACTCTCTATGGCCGCTTCCATTTGCGACTTCCTGCTGTGGGATCGAGTTTATGGCTACGATGGGTAGTACATATGATTTAGCGCGATTTGGTGCGGAAAGGCCGAGTTTCTCTCCACGCCAGGCCGATATGCTGTTGGTGATGGGAACTATCGCTAAGAAAATGGCGCCAGTACTGAAGCAGGTGTATACACAAATGGCAGAACCTCGTTGGGTTATTGCTGTAGGTGCATGTGCTTCCAGCGGTGGTATCTTTGATACCTATTCTGTCTTGCAGGGGATCGATGAGATCATTCCTGTTGACGTCTATGTGCCAGGTTGCCCTCCACGTCCTGAAGCAATCTTAGATGGCGTGTTGCGCCTTCAGGATATCGTGAAAAATGAATCGTTAAACAGAAGGAATACTCCGGAGTATAAAGCACTCTTGGAGAAATACGGAATTGCGACAGACAATGGATAA
- a CDS encoding NADH-quinone oxidoreductase subunit A, which yields MNELAGQSTPIDYLPILIQLFVAVGFGVTTIIGTHLIGPKVRTENKLGAFESGVEVVGNARQPFSIKYFLVAILFVIFDIEVIFMYPWAVNFREFGWQGLVEMFVFMGLLLLGFIYIIKKKALDWD from the coding sequence ATGAATGAACTAGCAGGTCAGAGCACACCAATCGATTATCTACCCATTTTAATCCAATTATTTGTAGCAGTGGGGTTTGGAGTGACGACGATCATCGGTACGCACCTTATTGGTCCTAAGGTTAGGACTGAAAATAAACTTGGCGCATTTGAGTCAGGGGTCGAGGTTGTTGGGAATGCCAGACAGCCCTTCTCTATTAAATACTTCTTGGTCGCAATTCTATTCGTGATTTTTGATATCGAGGTTATATTCATGTATCCTTGGGCAGTGAACTTCAGAGAGTTCGGATGGCAGGGTCTTGTTGAAATGTTTGTTTTCATGGGCTTGCTGTTATTAGGGTTTATTTATATCATCAAGAAGAAAGCCTTGGATTGGGATTAA
- a CDS encoding tetratricopeptide repeat protein, translated as MTNSKLFLSLLLAGAVGTVSAQSLKDAKAAIEAEQYDKAKGMLQQLVEKKAKDGENYFYLGQIHLVNDKIDSAAYVFQQGVTNAPKEKLNVVGLGIVELEKGNVAGAESKFTEATTGLGKKDYLPLYYIGRAYIDAPKPDYKKAVEYLTKAKEGGPKDALVPTALGDAYAGLRESSPAYVAYRDALTLNDKLLAPKIGQAIISRRAQAYDVVLEQLTTLAGENPEYGPIYRELAETYYLSSKKAPEDQYREINQKAVENYKKYLSLTGDASLDAKVRYADFLVYSGNYDELKTVSQQLSNQAGVDAKVFRYLGYISFLQDKDYAKSLEYMNQLFSKVDTSRLIARDYLIKGMNEIIAGNDAQGNADLKIAIAKQSEDENLDEEVAETAFAKLQDGEEEVARKLFAFPASNPESDYYYDSNYYMGTGEYGVGSKLVSVPEGEATPEVVAAKFQEAKPHLESAVKSLDLVAKATKQEVIDKYKVNALYFKGLSELALDNVIHDAENAKGLFVGSFTELLAAIAASTNLTDAQKAYAGDAHNYLGYYAYLKGDTAKAKTHFAESLKINAEDPFAKQMVDVLNQ; from the coding sequence ATGACAAACAGCAAATTATTTTTAAGTCTTTTGTTAGCGGGTGCTGTAGGCACAGTGAGTGCGCAAAGTTTAAAAGACGCAAAAGCTGCTATCGAAGCGGAGCAATATGATAAAGCTAAGGGCATGCTTCAGCAACTAGTAGAGAAAAAAGCGAAAGATGGTGAGAACTATTTTTATTTGGGTCAAATTCACTTAGTGAATGATAAGATTGATTCGGCTGCTTATGTTTTTCAACAAGGTGTAACAAACGCTCCAAAAGAGAAATTAAACGTTGTCGGATTGGGTATTGTTGAGTTGGAAAAAGGTAATGTTGCTGGCGCTGAGTCGAAATTTACTGAAGCTACAACTGGCCTTGGTAAGAAAGATTATTTACCATTGTACTACATCGGTAGAGCTTACATTGATGCTCCTAAACCGGACTACAAAAAAGCGGTTGAGTATTTAACAAAAGCGAAAGAAGGCGGTCCTAAAGACGCGTTAGTTCCTACAGCTTTAGGAGATGCTTATGCAGGTTTACGTGAGAGTAGCCCAGCATACGTAGCTTACCGTGACGCTTTAACGTTAAATGATAAGTTATTGGCACCTAAAATTGGTCAGGCAATCATCTCTCGTCGTGCACAAGCATATGACGTGGTGTTAGAGCAATTGACGACGCTAGCAGGTGAGAACCCTGAATATGGTCCGATCTACCGTGAATTAGCGGAGACATACTACTTATCTTCGAAGAAAGCACCAGAAGATCAATATCGTGAGATTAACCAAAAGGCAGTAGAAAACTATAAAAAGTACTTGTCTTTAACAGGTGATGCTTCCCTTGACGCGAAAGTACGTTACGCTGACTTCTTGGTTTATTCGGGTAACTACGATGAATTGAAAACAGTTTCTCAACAGTTATCGAATCAAGCAGGCGTGGATGCGAAAGTATTCCGTTACTTAGGATATATCTCATTCTTACAGGATAAAGATTATGCAAAATCTTTAGAGTATATGAATCAGTTATTCTCTAAAGTAGATACTAGCCGTTTAATCGCGCGTGACTACTTAATCAAAGGGATGAATGAAATCATTGCAGGTAACGATGCTCAAGGAAATGCAGATCTTAAGATCGCTATCGCGAAACAAAGTGAAGATGAGAACTTAGATGAGGAAGTAGCAGAAACTGCATTCGCTAAATTACAAGATGGCGAAGAGGAAGTTGCTAGAAAGTTATTTGCTTTCCCAGCTTCAAACCCAGAGTCTGATTACTACTACGATTCTAACTACTACATGGGTACAGGAGAGTACGGTGTAGGATCGAAATTAGTAAGTGTTCCAGAAGGCGAAGCTACTCCAGAAGTTGTTGCGGCTAAATTCCAAGAGGCAAAACCTCACTTAGAATCGGCTGTTAAATCATTGGATTTAGTAGCTAAAGCGACAAAACAAGAGGTTATTGACAAGTATAAAGTGAATGCATTATACTTCAAAGGCTTATCTGAATTAGCTTTAGACAACGTGATTCACGATGCGGAGAACGCTAAAGGATTGTTCGTTGGTTCATTTACGGAGTTATTAGCAGCGATTGCAGCTAGCACAAACTTGACAGATGCTCAAAAAGCATACGCTGGCGATGCTCATAACTACTTAGGTTACTATGCATATTTGAAAGGTGATACAGCTAAAGCGAAGACTCACTTTGCTGAATCGTTGAAAATCAATGCAGAGGATCCATTCGCAAAACAAATGGTTGATGTACTAAATCAATAG